A part of Capsicum annuum cultivar UCD-10X-F1 chromosome 6, UCD10Xv1.1, whole genome shotgun sequence genomic DNA contains:
- the LOC107872927 gene encoding non-specific lipid-transfer protein 2 (The sequence of the model RefSeq protein was modified relative to this genomic sequence to represent the inferred CDS: added 10 bases not found in genome assembly), with the protein MEMVGKIACVVLLCMVVVAPHAEALTCGQVQSRMTPCLPYLTGSGPLGRCCGGVKGLLGAAKTPADRKTVCTCLKSAAGSIGGINVRKAAGLPNMCGVNIPYQISPSTDCTKVQ; encoded by the coding sequence ATGGAAATGGTAGGCAAGATTGCATGCGTTGTGCTTTTGTGCATGGTGGTGGTTGCACCTCATGCAGAGGCACTGACCTGTGGTCAGGTTCAGTCTAGAATGACCCCTTGCCTCCCTTATTTGACGGGTTCTGGTCCTCTTGGACGTTGCTGTGGTGGAGTTAAAGGTCTGTTGGGTGCAGCTAAGACCCCAGCAGATAGAAAGACAGTATGTACTTGTCTGAAATCAGCAGCTGGCAGTATTGGCGGCATTAATGTGCGCAAAGCTGCTGGTCTCCCTAATATGTGTGGCGTCAATATTCCTTACCAGATCAGTCCTTCCACTGATTGCACCAA